The genome window CAATTGGCTCATCTTCTCTGTTAACTCCTCTAGGTCCTCTGAGGCAGTAGGAGGATCGGATTGGTTACCCGAGGCCCTTTCATCCAGTACAAACTTAGCCGATTCTATCTCCAACTTTGTATGAAGATGACTATTCATATACACTATGGTTACCAGTTCATCTGTACTAAGCTGGGAATACTCACTCTTTAGGTCACTCAATTTTGTCCCTTCCCTCTCCCCTCCCACATCGCGAGATAGCAAAAAATGCTACTTGCTATCCCATTGAGTAGCATTTACTCTCAGGAATTACAATCAAAATATCGATCTAACATAGGTTGAATTCGCCCCCCTGATTGCCTTAACTTCTTCCCGAAAAGTATGAATTTAGTTTATAATGAAGTATTACCAAAACCAATCCGTCCTCAATCGATACAAGGTGGATCAGCGGACCGGGCGGGCAGAAAGATCAACGAAATAGCGCCATACGAATAGGAGGGCAGGAAAAACACCATGGGGGAATTCCATAAAACAGGTGCTTTCAGGTGGCTACACCTGACTGATCTACATCTTGGCATGCCCGGCCAAGCATCTCTTTGGCCGAACGTAGAGGAGATATTCCTCAATGATCTGAAATTCCTACGGGACAATGTTGGCCCATGGGATATGGTTCTGTTCACGGGAGATCTTACCCAACGGGGCACCAAGCCAGAATTTGATGAACTGGACAAGCTGCTGCAAACATTGTGGTCCCGTTTCAAAGAATGGGGGTTCACTCCTGAACTCCTGGCAATTCCTGGAAACCATGATCTAGTTCGTCCCGAAAATCAGGTCGATCCATCCCTGATCACTCTCCTCAAGACGTGGAACGTGCCGGAAGTGCAGGAACCTTTCTGGGATGATAAGCGGGACAGCTCACAACGTGCGTTGATTTCCGCCGCATTTCAGAATTATGCCCATTGGTGGAAACATACGTCGATCCCGAAACCCGCCACAATCAATAGGGGCTTTTTGCCTGGTGATTGCTCGACATCGTATACTGCAGACGATCTTAATCTTGGCATCGTTGGCCTCAACAGCGCCTATCTGCAGTTAGGGGCTGGCAATTTCGAAAAGAAGCTTCATTTGGATGTTCGTCAGTTTCATGCCGCTTGCAATGGTAATGGTACCGTGTGGACGAAGCAGCACGACGTTTGCCTGCTCCTCACCCATCATCCGGAGGTGTGGCTGAACCCTGAAGCGCAGAAACAATTTTTGGATGAAATCTATTCCCCGCCCGAGCGCTTTGCTCTTCACCAGTTTGGCCACATGCATGACGGGAATCTGAGTGCCGTTTCGCATGGCGGTGGCAGCGAACGGAGGCGGCTGCAAGGTTGTTCACTCTTCGCACTTGAATCTTGGGGTGAGGAGAAGAAAGAAAAGCGTAATCACGGCTATTCGTTATGCGAACTGAAACGGGAAAACAATGAGCTTAAGCTACGGATCTGGCCGCGCCGTGCAAACGAAATAACGGGCGGCGGACGGACAATAGATCGCGATCTATCTTTCGACCTTGAAAAACACGATGGTGGTACAAATCCCATTGTCGTCAAACGTTTGGAGCCCAAACATGTGGTGATTTCAGATCGAACAGGGGCCGAAGCGGCGCCTATTGACGCACCTGTCTCCTATGACCCGCGTAATCCACCATTCTTTGTCCACTACCGTCAAAAAGGCGACCAGGTCATCGGCCGGGAAACGGCCTTGGCTAAGGTGCGGCAGCAACTCACTACCGGACGCCCCACCGCCATCGGCCAAACTGCTGTTTTCCAAGGCCTTGGCGGCCTTGGCAAGACACAATTAGCAGTAGAATATGCCCACAATTACCGGGACGCCTACCCGAACGGCGTCATCTGGCTGACCGCCGATCAGGACCTGGACGCACAACTCGTAGATCTTGCTGTCGAGGCACGCTGGGTCGCACCCGCTTCGGAACATAGACATAAACTCGAAGTTGCACTCCACAGGCTGCGCAGTTACTCCGACTGCCTCATAATTTTTGATAATCTCGAACAACTTGAAGTCATCAAAGGTTATTTACCGGAACCCCCGGCTGAACCCCACATCCTCGTAACTAGCAGGACGGAGCAGCCCGACTTCGCCTATGTGCCGATTGACCTGCTCGATTCCGGCCAGTCATTACGCATGCTAACTCAGGAAGCCGGACACCAACCTGAAAAAGCATCCGACTGGGAAGCGGCCAGGAAGATTGCAGAGACTCTTGGCGGATTGCCACTGGCTTTGGAATTGGCTGGCGCCTACCTGTTTCGCCGACCCGTAAGCTGGCAGGAATATCTT of Syntrophorhabdaceae bacterium contains these proteins:
- a CDS encoding tetratricopeptide repeat protein, which translates into the protein MGEFHKTGAFRWLHLTDLHLGMPGQASLWPNVEEIFLNDLKFLRDNVGPWDMVLFTGDLTQRGTKPEFDELDKLLQTLWSRFKEWGFTPELLAIPGNHDLVRPENQVDPSLITLLKTWNVPEVQEPFWDDKRDSSQRALISAAFQNYAHWWKHTSIPKPATINRGFLPGDCSTSYTADDLNLGIVGLNSAYLQLGAGNFEKKLHLDVRQFHAACNGNGTVWTKQHDVCLLLTHHPEVWLNPEAQKQFLDEIYSPPERFALHQFGHMHDGNLSAVSHGGGSERRRLQGCSLFALESWGEEKKEKRNHGYSLCELKRENNELKLRIWPRRANEITGGGRTIDRDLSFDLEKHDGGTNPIVVKRLEPKHVVISDRTGAEAAPIDAPVSYDPRNPPFFVHYRQKGDQVIGRETALAKVRQQLTTGRPTAIGQTAVFQGLGGLGKTQLAVEYAHNYRDAYPNGVIWLTADQDLDAQLVDLAVEARWVAPASEHRHKLEVALHRLRSYSDCLIIFDNLEQLEVIKGYLPEPPAEPHILVTSRTEQPDFAYVPIDLLDSGQSLRMLTQEAGHQPEKASDWEAARKIAETLGGLPLALELAGAYLFRRPVSWQEYLKLLQYNLKIALPSRLSSLTGHEADLYSTLQISESVLTEEPQLQGILDVLTWSGPAPMGLDLLATLVGVEDHAELTNALSLGTALRILQHTPDTDSYALHRLVREVRREQNPLAERPTWAADLCQRTGDWFDAHRRDFAQLPRFESEIDHLREWHDHSLKFAPQQASRLTWLQAYPPFHRGQPREIKRLVEISHSEYDQHGCNDRPLLAHLNNDLAFSICELGDPKGALELAEQVLAVRRELFGERHPDTADSLNNVAICCGKLGDPKRALALAEQALAVRRGLFGERHPNTADSLNNVAGCQSELGNPKGALELSEQALAIRRELFGERHPNTADSLNNVAIYCSKLGDPKGALELAEQALAILRELFGERHPSTTNALSNVAMCHSALGNPKRALELSEQALAIQNELFGERHPSTATILYNMADYLRRLGNTSIAYAYAQKALEIETSIFGSQHSTTLKTAKLLSRIGRPGFRVPSLKKTTNKNKKGKARR